The following proteins are co-located in the Eleginops maclovinus isolate JMC-PN-2008 ecotype Puerto Natales chromosome 1, JC_Emac_rtc_rv5, whole genome shotgun sequence genome:
- the znf341 gene encoding zinc finger protein 341 isoform X1, translating into MAQAIFEVLEGMDNQTVLAVQSLLDGQGEVPDPNNQNVSGTSTIQTIDDEDVFLCGKCKKQFNSLPAFMTHKREQCQSSVPSLSTVSLASTNAYTPVPSISSGPQTPTNRQVSTYIAVPPSPLTHTLVQGNVLVSDDVLMSAISAFTSIDQPMATMQAPIQSNLSMHSAGVSYLQHHHHHHHHHHHAQQQQQQQQQQQQQQQQQSSHPHPQTPAHPLPAGQPPQQPLSSQVPASHSNSVVQVYSTMPHMVGGGGAEIHTLGLQPFHPVQVPSQCVESQSFNTPPVYSPGKQCTKTKTCSISTTLTELGDFEKVIIPKRTRCSKKNPDGATAEQLKGKLPKLKCNFCDKIFSKNFDLQQHIRSHTGEKPFQCIVCGRAFAQKSNVKKHMQTHKVWPGGVASTVSRLPITLKVVPVSEEEGGGEQQQQQGEAEEEEPQQQHCPAQTEEEEVQTEPPGNLEERAAEAQADPEVSIGQATRSPSNGHPQDQVQTNNQDPQCQAQSVLVIDSSYQCQFCAKKFKTYFQLKSHMTQHKGEQVYKCVLKSCSQTFQKLDQFLEHIRTHQEQLTYRCHLCSKVFPSLFELGVHQYSHCFCPQQSTHKEPTLYRCGKCQSRYSTQEALEQHLLNATHNFPCPHCQKVFPCERYFRRHLSTHGVGGRFKCQICKKAFKTEHYLKLHTRIHSGEKPYKCSLCEATFNRKDKVKRHMLIHEPFKKYRCPFRTHVGCTKEFNRPDKLKAHILSHSGIKPYKCLFCQKAFSRRAHMLEHQQSHTDNYRFRCSTCNKGFTRHSYYRDHKCPAAGNGTGREGGTGEGEGEEGGGVAMSEENDGEEDGGGSTNGGDDGEKDDSSEEEQEETHGEEEEEEGRTDEGCQAALTISTIEGQEDREEEDDGMEHRAVSLEQIQSNDQNCLRRPCL; encoded by the exons ATGGCGCAGGCAATATTTGAAGTGCTTGAAG GCATGGACAACCAGACAGTGTTGGCTGTCCAGTCTCTGCTGGATGGCCAAGGTGAAGTTCCTGACCCAAACAACCAGAATGTCTCTGGGACGTCCACTATCCAGACCATCG ATGACGAGGACGTGTTCCTGTGTGGGAAGTGCAAGAAACAGTTTAACTCTCTGCCGGCCTTCATGACGCACAAGAGGGAGCAGTGTCAGTCCAGCGTCCCCTCGCTGTCCACAGTGTCCCTGGCCTCCACCAACGCCTACACACCGGTCCCCTCCATCAGCTCGGGGCCACAAACGCCTacaaacagacag GTATCGACCTACATCGCAGTGCCTCCCTCCCCCCTGACACACACCCTGGTGCAGGGCAATGTGCTGGTCAGTGATGACGTTCTCATGTCGGCTATCTCCGCCTTCACTTCCATTGACCAGCCTATGGCTACCATGCAGGCCCCAATACAG AGTAACCTGAGCATGCACTCAGCTGGTGTATCGTACCTGCagcaccatcaccaccaccaccaccatcatcatcacgcccagcagcagcagcagcagcagcagcagcagcagcagcagcagcagcagcagtcctcACACCCCCACCCACAGACTCCGGCCCACCCCCTGCCAGCCGGACAGCCCCCCCAGCAGCCGCTCTCCTCACAGGTCCCAGCGAGCCACAGCAACTCGGTGGTGCAGGTGTACAGCACAATGCCCCATATGGTGGGGGGTGGTGGTGCAGAGATCCACACCTTGGGTCTGCAGCCTTTCCATCCTGTGCAG GTGCCAAGTCAGTGTGTGGAGAGCCAGTCCTTCAACACCCCCCCGGTCTACAGCCCCGGGAAGCAGTGCACTAAAACAAAGACCTGTAGCATCAGCACCACCCTCACAGAGCTGGGCGACTTCGAAAAGGTCATCATCCCCAAACGGACAAGGTGCAGCAAAAAGAACCCTGATGGAGCCACAG CGGAGCAGCTTAAGGGAAAACTTCCAAAGCTGAAGTGCAACTTCTGTGACAAAATCTTTTCGAAAAACTTTGACCTTCAGCAGCACATTAGAAG tcacacaggagagaaaccgtTTCAGTGCATCGTCTGTGGTCGAGCTTTTGCCCAAAAGTCCAATGTGaagaaacacatgcagacacacaag GTGTGGCCTGGGGGTGTGGCAAGCACAGTGTCCAGATTACCAATCACACTGAAGGTGGTACCAGTgtcagaggaggaagggggcggggagcagcagcagcagcaaggtgaagcagaggaggaggagccacagcagcagcactgtcCGGCGCaaacagaagaggaggaagttCAAACAG AACCACCAGGAAATTTGGAGGAGAGGGCTGCTGAGGCTCAGGCTGATCCGGAGGTCAGCATAGGGCAAGCCACTCGGTCACCCTCAAACGGTCACCCTCAGGACCAGGTGCAGACCAACAACCAGGACCCTCAGTGCCAGGCTCAGTCAGTCCTGGTGATAGACAGCTCCTACCAGTGCCAGTTCTGCGCCAAAAAATTCAAGACCTACTTCCAGCTCAAGTCACACATGACCCAGCACAAAGGGGAGCAG gtttataagtgtgtgttgaAGTCCTGCTCCCAGACCTTCCAGAAGTTGGATCAGTTCCTGGAGCACATCAGGACACACCAGGAGCAGCTGACCTACCGCTGCCACCTCTGCAGCAAggtgttcccctctctgtttgaGCTGGGGGTCCACCAGTACTCCCACTGCTTCTGCCCACAGCAGAGCACGCATAAGGAACCCACCCTCTACAG GTGTGGGAAGTGTCAGAGCAGATACTCTACCCAGGAGGCACTGGAACAACATCTGCTCAACGCCACACACAACTTTCCCTGCCCTCACTGTCAAAAG GTTTTCCCGTGTGAAAGGTACTTCAGGCGCCACCTCTCCACTCATGGCGTCGGGGGGAGGTTCAAATGTCAGATCTGCAAGAAAGCCTTCAAGACAGAGCACTACCTCAAACTGCACACACGCATTCACTCAG gTGAGAAGCCATACAAATGCTCCCTCTGTGAGGCGACATTCAACAGGAAGGACAAAGTGAAGCGGCACATGCTCATCCACGAACCCTTCAAGAAATACAGGTGTCCCTTCAG AACACATGTAGGCTGCACCAAAGAGTTCAACAGACCGGACAAACTCAAGGCCCACATTCTGTCCCATTCTG gtATCAAACCCTACAAGTGTCTCTTCTGTCAGAAGGCGTTCAGCCGCAGGGCCCACATGCTGGAGCACCAGCAGTCCCACACAGACAACTACCGCTTCAGATGCTCCACCTGCAACAAGGGCTTCACCAGGCACAGCTACTACAGAGACCACAAGTGTCCCGCGGCAGGAAACGGGACAGGACGTGAAGGAGGGacgggagagggagagggggaagagGGCGGAGGGGTGGCTATGTCGGAGGAGAACGACGGAGAGGAGGATGGGGGAGGAAGCACAAACGGGGGAGACGATGGGGAGAAGGATGACAGCtcggaggaggagcaggaggaaacacacggggaggaggaagaggaggaggggaggactGACGAGGGGTGTCAGGCGGCGCTGACTATCTCCACCATCGAAGGgcaggaggacagagaagaggaggatgatgggaTGGAACACAGGGCCGTGTCACTGGAGCAGATTCAGAGCAATGACCAAAACTGTCTGCGGCGACCATGTTTGTAG
- the itchb gene encoding LOW QUALITY PROTEIN: itchy E3 ubiquitin protein ligase b (The sequence of the model RefSeq protein was modified relative to this genomic sequence to represent the inferred CDS: deleted 1 base in 1 codon) has translation MASGVTKPGPSNGHPIKAQLQIIVLSAKLKENKKNWFGPSPYVEVTVDGQSKKTEKCNNTHSPKWKQPLTVIVTPFSKLVFRVWSHQTLKSDVLLGIATLNVSDTLKSNEMKISEVVQTLQLCADRDQSDVVGDLSVCLDGMTVDPEMFATAEADHHSTSNGESQPNGDHVTRRSRDSSPAVSVDGVEHRSSPSGRRSVHSAGSPSVSSGGTRPLRPPRPSRPPPPTPRRPASSPASSSSGSATADGSDGQSGSDTPIRTPASGPSPAPGPSPASGPSPAQGPSPAPGSSPSAGSERNSTAASSAGAADSQPAAPPPATPAVTPRVPAVSTGPLPPGWEQRVDQNGRVYFVDHVEKRTAWERPEPLPPGWERRVDQMGRVYFVDHMTRTTTWQRPTMETVRNYEQWQHQRSQLQGHMQQFNQRFIFGLQEQVSATQNKEFDPLGPLPHGWEKRTDSTGRVYFVHHPTRATQWEDPRTQGLLNDKPLPEGWEMRFTVDGIPYFVDHNRRTTTYIDPRTGKSSLENGPQITYVRDFKAKVQYFRFWCQQLSMPQHIKISVTRKTLFEDSFQQIMSFNAQDLRRRLWIIFPGEEGLDYGGVAREWFFLLSHEVLNPMYCLFEYAGKDNYCLQINPASYINPDHLKYFKFIGRFIAMALFHGKFIDTGFSLPFYKRILNKPLALKDLESIDPEFYNSLMWIKDNNIEECGLEMFFSVDKEILGEISTHELKPDGGELLVTEENKEEYIRLVAEWRLSRGVEEQTQAFFEGFNEVLPQQYLQYFDAKELEVMLCGMQEIDLADWQKNTIYRHYARSSKQIVWFWQFIKEADNEKRMRLLQFVTGTCRLPVGGFADLMGSNGPQKFCIEKVGKENWLPRSHTCFNRLDLPPYKSYEQMKEKLLFAIEETEGFGQE, from the exons ATGGCAAGTGGAGTCACCAAGCCGGGCCCTTCCAACGGTCACCCTATCAAGGCACAGCTACAAATCATCG TGCTATCTGCAAAGCTCAAAGAGAACAAGAAAAACTGGTTCGGCCCCAGTCCCTATGTGGAAGTGACAGTCGACGGCCAGTCCAAGAAAACTGAGAAATGCAATAACACCCACAGCCCCAAATGGAAGCAGCCGCTCACTGT GATTGTGACTCCATTCAGCAAACTGGTGTTCCGCGTGTGGAGTCACCAGACGCTGAAATCCGACGTGTTGCTGGGCATAGCCACGCTGAACGTCAGTGACACGCTCAAGTCTAACGAAATGAAAA TTTCTGAGGTGGTGCAGACCTTACAGCTGTGTGCAGACAGAGACCAGTCCGATGTGGTGGGAGACCTCTCCGTCTGCCTGGACGGAATGACCGTCGACCCAGAGATGTTCGCCACTGCAGAGGCCGACCATCACA GTACTTCAAACGGGGAATCCCAACCCAATGGGGATCATGTCACAAG GCGGAGTCGAGACAGCTCCCCTGCTGTGAGCGTGGACGGCGTCGAGCACAGGTCTTCTCCCAGTGGACGGAGGTCGGTGCACAGCGCGggctctccctctgtgtcttcAGGGGGCACGAGGCCTCTCCGACCCCCCAGGCCCTCCAGACCTCCCCCTCCAACCCCGCGCAGACCAGCCTCTTCACCAG CATCTTCTAGCAGTGGCTCCGCAACAGCTGACGGCAGTGATGGTCAGTCAGGTTCTGACACACCGATTCGAACACCAGCCTCAGGACCTTCACCGGCCCCAGGACCTTCACCGGCCTCAGGACCTTCACCGGCCCAAGGACCTTCACCGGCGCCAGGATCAAGTCCATCAGCGGGCTCGGAGAGGAACTCTACAGCAGCGTCCAGTGCCGGGGCTGCG GACAGCCAGCCAGCAGCGCCCCCCCCCGCCACCCCTGCTGTCACTCCGAGGGTCCCCGCTGTCAGCACCGGGCCCCTGCCCCCAGG GTGGGAGCAGAGGGTGGATCAGAACGGCAGGGTGTATTTTGTGGATCACGTGGAAAAGAGAACAGCGTGGGAACGCCCTGAACCACTGCCCCCTGG CTGGGAGCGTCGAGTCGACCAGATGGGGCGGGTCTACTTTGTCGATCACATGACCCGAACCACCACGTGGCAGCGCCCCACCATGGAGACGGTGCGTAACTACGAGCAATGGCAGCACCAGCGCAGCCAGTTGCAGGGGCACATGCAGCAGTTCAACCAGAGGTTCATATTCGGG CTACAAGAGCAGGTCTCAGCCACTCAGAATAAGGAGTTTGATCCTCTCGGGCCTCTGCCACATGGATGGG AGAAGAGAACAGACTCCACTGGCAGAGTTTATTTTGTACATCACCCTACGCGAGCAACACAGTGGGAGGACCCACGAACACAGGG tttgCTGAATGACAAGCCTCTCCCTGAGGGCTGGGAGATGAGGTTCACTGTAGACGGTATTCCCTACTTCGTGGATCACAACAGGAGAACGACCACGTACATCGACCCTCGCACTGGAAAATCGTCACT TGAAAACGGACCTCAGATCACCTACGTTCGAGACTTTAAAGCCAAAGTACAGTACTTCCGATTCTGGTGCCAG CAACTGTCAATGCCTCAACACATCAAGATCAGCGTAACCAGGAAAACCCTGTTTGAGGACTCCTTCCAGCAG ATTATGAGCTTCAACGCTCAAGACCTGCGAAGGAGGCTTTGGATCATCTTCCCTGGAGAAGAAGGCCTCGACTACGGAGGCGTTGCCAG GGAGTGGTTCTTCCTGTTGTCCCATGAAGTTTTGAACCCCATGTACTGCCTGTTTGAATATGCCGGTAAAGATAACTACTGCCTCCAGATTAACCCCGCCTCCTACATCAACCCTGACCACCTTAAGTATTTCAAGTTCATCGGACGCTTCATTGCCATG GCTCTTTTCCACGGCAAGTTCATCGACACAGGTTTCTCACTGCCATTCTACAAGCGCATCCTGAACAAGCCCTTGGCCCTCAAAGACCTGGAGTCGATCGACCCGGAGTTCTACAACTCACTCATGTGGATCAA GGATAACAACATCGAGGAGTGCGGGCTGGAGATGTTCTTCTCCGTCGACAAAGAGATCCTCGGGGAGATCTCCACCCATGAGCTGAAACCAGACGGGGGAGAGCTCCTGGTGACAGAGGAGAACAAGGAGGAGTACATCAG GCTGGTAGCAGAGTGGAGGCTGTCCCGAGGAGTGGAGGAGCAGACTCAGGCTTTCTTTGAAGGCTTCAACGAGGTCCTCCCTCAGCAGTACCTGCAGTACTTTGATGCTAAAGAGCTCGAG GTGATGCTGTGTGGTATGCAGGAGATCGACCTCGCAGACTGGCAGAAAAACACCATCTACAGACACTATGCTCGAAGCAGCAAACAGATCGTCTGGTTCTGGCAG TTCATAAAGGAGGCGGACAATGAGAAGAGGATGAGGCTGCTGCAGTTTGTCACAGGAACCTGTCGCCTACCTGTCGGAGGCTTTGCTGACCTTATGG GAAGCAATGGTCCACAGAAGTTCTGTATCGAGAAGGTGGGAAAAGAAAACTGGCTTCCCAGAAGTCACACGTG tTTCAACAGACTGGACTTGCCGCCGTACAAGAGCTATGAGCAAATGAAGGAGAAGCTGCTGTTTGCCATCGAGGAGACGGAAGGCTTCGGACAGGAGTGA
- the znf341 gene encoding zinc finger protein 341 isoform X2 encodes MSAISAFTSIDQPMATMQAPIQSNLSMHSAGVSYLQHHHHHHHHHHHAQQQQQQQQQQQQQQQQQSSHPHPQTPAHPLPAGQPPQQPLSSQVPASHSNSVVQVYSTMPHMVGGGGAEIHTLGLQPFHPVQVPSQCVESQSFNTPPVYSPGKQCTKTKTCSISTTLTELGDFEKVIIPKRTRCSKKNPDGATAEQLKGKLPKLKCNFCDKIFSKNFDLQQHIRSHTGEKPFQCIVCGRAFAQKSNVKKHMQTHKVWPGGVASTVSRLPITLKVVPVSEEEGGGEQQQQQGEAEEEEPQQQHCPAQTEEEEVQTEPPGNLEERAAEAQADPEVSIGQATRSPSNGHPQDQVQTNNQDPQCQAQSVLVIDSSYQCQFCAKKFKTYFQLKSHMTQHKGEQVYKCVLKSCSQTFQKLDQFLEHIRTHQEQLTYRCHLCSKVFPSLFELGVHQYSHCFCPQQSTHKEPTLYRCGKCQSRYSTQEALEQHLLNATHNFPCPHCQKVFPCERYFRRHLSTHGVGGRFKCQICKKAFKTEHYLKLHTRIHSGEKPYKCSLCEATFNRKDKVKRHMLIHEPFKKYRCPFRTHVGCTKEFNRPDKLKAHILSHSGIKPYKCLFCQKAFSRRAHMLEHQQSHTDNYRFRCSTCNKGFTRHSYYRDHKCPAAGNGTGREGGTGEGEGEEGGGVAMSEENDGEEDGGGSTNGGDDGEKDDSSEEEQEETHGEEEEEEGRTDEGCQAALTISTIEGQEDREEEDDGMEHRAVSLEQIQSNDQNCLRRPCL; translated from the exons ATGTCGGCTATCTCCGCCTTCACTTCCATTGACCAGCCTATGGCTACCATGCAGGCCCCAATACAG AGTAACCTGAGCATGCACTCAGCTGGTGTATCGTACCTGCagcaccatcaccaccaccaccaccatcatcatcacgcccagcagcagcagcagcagcagcagcagcagcagcagcagcagcagcagcagtcctcACACCCCCACCCACAGACTCCGGCCCACCCCCTGCCAGCCGGACAGCCCCCCCAGCAGCCGCTCTCCTCACAGGTCCCAGCGAGCCACAGCAACTCGGTGGTGCAGGTGTACAGCACAATGCCCCATATGGTGGGGGGTGGTGGTGCAGAGATCCACACCTTGGGTCTGCAGCCTTTCCATCCTGTGCAG GTGCCAAGTCAGTGTGTGGAGAGCCAGTCCTTCAACACCCCCCCGGTCTACAGCCCCGGGAAGCAGTGCACTAAAACAAAGACCTGTAGCATCAGCACCACCCTCACAGAGCTGGGCGACTTCGAAAAGGTCATCATCCCCAAACGGACAAGGTGCAGCAAAAAGAACCCTGATGGAGCCACAG CGGAGCAGCTTAAGGGAAAACTTCCAAAGCTGAAGTGCAACTTCTGTGACAAAATCTTTTCGAAAAACTTTGACCTTCAGCAGCACATTAGAAG tcacacaggagagaaaccgtTTCAGTGCATCGTCTGTGGTCGAGCTTTTGCCCAAAAGTCCAATGTGaagaaacacatgcagacacacaag GTGTGGCCTGGGGGTGTGGCAAGCACAGTGTCCAGATTACCAATCACACTGAAGGTGGTACCAGTgtcagaggaggaagggggcggggagcagcagcagcagcaaggtgaagcagaggaggaggagccacagcagcagcactgtcCGGCGCaaacagaagaggaggaagttCAAACAG AACCACCAGGAAATTTGGAGGAGAGGGCTGCTGAGGCTCAGGCTGATCCGGAGGTCAGCATAGGGCAAGCCACTCGGTCACCCTCAAACGGTCACCCTCAGGACCAGGTGCAGACCAACAACCAGGACCCTCAGTGCCAGGCTCAGTCAGTCCTGGTGATAGACAGCTCCTACCAGTGCCAGTTCTGCGCCAAAAAATTCAAGACCTACTTCCAGCTCAAGTCACACATGACCCAGCACAAAGGGGAGCAG gtttataagtgtgtgttgaAGTCCTGCTCCCAGACCTTCCAGAAGTTGGATCAGTTCCTGGAGCACATCAGGACACACCAGGAGCAGCTGACCTACCGCTGCCACCTCTGCAGCAAggtgttcccctctctgtttgaGCTGGGGGTCCACCAGTACTCCCACTGCTTCTGCCCACAGCAGAGCACGCATAAGGAACCCACCCTCTACAG GTGTGGGAAGTGTCAGAGCAGATACTCTACCCAGGAGGCACTGGAACAACATCTGCTCAACGCCACACACAACTTTCCCTGCCCTCACTGTCAAAAG GTTTTCCCGTGTGAAAGGTACTTCAGGCGCCACCTCTCCACTCATGGCGTCGGGGGGAGGTTCAAATGTCAGATCTGCAAGAAAGCCTTCAAGACAGAGCACTACCTCAAACTGCACACACGCATTCACTCAG gTGAGAAGCCATACAAATGCTCCCTCTGTGAGGCGACATTCAACAGGAAGGACAAAGTGAAGCGGCACATGCTCATCCACGAACCCTTCAAGAAATACAGGTGTCCCTTCAG AACACATGTAGGCTGCACCAAAGAGTTCAACAGACCGGACAAACTCAAGGCCCACATTCTGTCCCATTCTG gtATCAAACCCTACAAGTGTCTCTTCTGTCAGAAGGCGTTCAGCCGCAGGGCCCACATGCTGGAGCACCAGCAGTCCCACACAGACAACTACCGCTTCAGATGCTCCACCTGCAACAAGGGCTTCACCAGGCACAGCTACTACAGAGACCACAAGTGTCCCGCGGCAGGAAACGGGACAGGACGTGAAGGAGGGacgggagagggagagggggaagagGGCGGAGGGGTGGCTATGTCGGAGGAGAACGACGGAGAGGAGGATGGGGGAGGAAGCACAAACGGGGGAGACGATGGGGAGAAGGATGACAGCtcggaggaggagcaggaggaaacacacggggaggaggaagaggaggaggggaggactGACGAGGGGTGTCAGGCGGCGCTGACTATCTCCACCATCGAAGGgcaggaggacagagaagaggaggatgatgggaTGGAACACAGGGCCGTGTCACTGGAGCAGATTCAGAGCAATGACCAAAACTGTCTGCGGCGACCATGTTTGTAG